One Formosa sp. Hel3_A1_48 genomic window, TGTGAAAGCGATTACAAAATTTGCAGACAATAATTTGAAAGTTGTCAAATTCGTCCCAGAGCAAAATACTGTCCTCAACCAAGACCTAAAGCGCGATTTTTACGGGATGGTTCCTGTCTTAGAATTCAGAACCATTCCTTTGGATGATTCTTTCAACCTAGCCCTGAAGCGACTGTTTGATATTGGTTTTTCTTTGCTGATTATCGTTCTAATCCTGTCTTGGTTGACCCCCTTATTAGCACTTCTCATAAAGATTGAATCTAGGGGGCCAGTGTTCTTTTCTCAGCTTCGAAATGGCTATAATTACAAGTCATTTACTTGTTTTAAGTTCAGATCAATGGTTATAAATGATAAAGCAAATGTTATTCAAGTATCAAAAGCGGACCAAAGGATTACTAAACTGGGCAAAATTATGCGTCAAACCAGTATGGATGAACTCCCCCAATTTTTCAATGTGCTCATAGGCGATATGTCTGTTGTTGGGCCACGACCACATATGCTAAGCCATACAGAAATGTATGCCAATAAAGTTGATAAATTTATGGTACGTCACTTTGTAAAACCGGGGATTACGGGCCTGGCACAAGTGAGTGGATATAGAGGCGAAGTAGAGACGGACAAAGATATTATTGGTCGGGTGAAATACGATATTTTTTATATAGAAAATTGGTCTATATTTTTGGACCTAAAAATTATTATTCAAACTATTATTAAAGCCATTAAAGGCGACGAAAAAGCATATTAACCAATGAACGTTTTAGTATTAGGATCAGGAGGAAGAGAGCATACCTTTGCTTGGAAAATTGCAAAGAGCCCATTGTGTGCCGACTTGTATGTAGCGCCAGGCAATTCTGGAACTGCATCAATTGCAACAAATTTAGATATTTCAGTTACTGATTTTGAAGGCATAAAATCTGCAGTTTTAAGCCATAACATAGAAATGCTTGTTGTGGGCCCAGAAGACCCTTTGGTGAATGGCGTACATGATTTCTTTTTAAATGATGATGCTTTGAAACATGTTGCCGTAATTGGCCCTCAAAAAGCTGCTGCTACATTAGAGGGAAGTAAAGAATTTGCTAAAGAATTTTTATTTCGCCATAATATTCCCACTGCGGCCTATCAAAGTTTTACAGCTAATGACCTTGAAAAAGGGTTTTCTTTTTTGGAAACACTTTCACCACCTTATGTCTTAAAAGCCGATGGTCTTGCCGCAGGGAAAGGTGTTCTAATTATTGATGATCTCGATGAAGCAAAATCTGAACTAAAAAACATGTTAGTGGATTCCAAGTTTGGCGCCGCAAGCAGCAAAGTTGTTATCGAAGAATTTTTGGACGGCATAGAGCTGAGTTGTTTTGTGCTTACAGATGGAATACATTATAAGCTATTGCCAACGGCAAAAGACTACAAACGCATCGGTGAAGGTGATACTGGCCTCAATACTGGAGGTATGGGCGCTATCTCTCCAGTTCCTTTTGCTGATGAGGTCCTTTTGAATAAAATTGAAGAACGCATTGTAAAGCCAACTATCGAAGGGCTTAAAAAGGACAAAACCCCTTATAAAGGATTTATTTTTATCGGATTAATTGTAGTTAATAACGAACCTTTAGTGATCGAATACAATGTACGAATGGGTGATCCAGAAACCGAAGCTGTTTTACCGCGCATTAATACAGATTTGATGGAGATTTTTATTGCAATTAAAAATCAGAATTTGAATACAATAAATTTAGAAGTCAATCCAAAAACAGCAACGACTGTTGTGCTTGTGTCTGGTGGCTATCCTGAAGCCTATGAAAAAGGAAAAACAATATCGGGGTTTGAGAATGTACAAGAGGCGATAGTTTTTCATGCTGGAGCACAACACAGCAATGATGAAGTTGTGACTTCTGGAGGCCGAGTGATGGCCATTACAGCTCTTGGATTAGACCACAAAGAAGCCCTCAATAAAGCTTACAATGAGATTTCAAAGATAAAATTTGAAGGTATGAATTTCAGAAAAGACCTTGGATTTGATCTATAAATAGGAGTGTGAAGAAATGCTTTTATCCTCTTCATTATTGTCATTGAATGACTTAAGCTGGAGCATCCAATACGTAAAGCTCACCACGAGGATAGCTAAGAAAACCCATGAAACGAGATTCGCCATCCACCAATTTTCGAGCTCAACCTCTCTTAATACATTAAAAGGAACAAACAATACGGTTTCAAAAAATTCCTGAATTCCATTAAAAAAATCTTTCATCTTATGGTTTTAAAAGTTTTGTTCTTGTGGGTTAGCACAGAATAAGCTTATATTTACGTTGCAAATATAAGTAACACATAAGATGATTACAAGCTTTTTTAGAACATCTAAGCCCTTACACTATTTAATTTTTTTAGTGTTGTTTTTTGCGATTTTTGTCTTTCAGTCTTTTTACAACCATAACATCAATCAATCTCCCATAAGTTACCTCACTCTTTTTGGTGTTTTTTTCCTGTTTTTAGTAACCTTTTTTGTTTATGTTTTTATCATCACAAAAAATGACTTAACCCAAAAAAACAGTTTTGCTGCACTTTATCTTTGCTTGTTTATTGGAATCCTACCGCAGTTTTTTTTAACACCTATTGTAATGCTATCCAATCTTTTTGTTTTATTAGGCCTAAGACGAATATTCAGCTTAAAGAAAAATCTAAATACAAAAAAGAAGCTATTTGATGCTGGCTTTTGGATTGCTTTAGCAACTATTTTCTATCCTTGGTCCGTACTGTACTTTGTCCCTTTATTTGTCGCAATATTAATGATCACTT contains:
- a CDS encoding exopolysaccharide biosynthesis polyprenyl glycosylphosphotransferase; this encodes MSSFRQGRYSWLIKPIFHTIDLTVINVVAALCLFPQAFSLRYTVTISLGWVVTALISKFYEVHRYSSALRVYNLLVRQALFFSLLVFAYEGVFPQSNLNPVLILRYIIFCFLFISLFKYLLFFLLKNYRAYLKGNTRRTIILGDSKEAKDLELFFKNNPESGFINTKTVSFKKREKIDLNTLFSYIKAESVDEIYCSLSEIEAVDVKAITKFADNNLKVVKFVPEQNTVLNQDLKRDFYGMVPVLEFRTIPLDDSFNLALKRLFDIGFSLLIIVLILSWLTPLLALLIKIESRGPVFFSQLRNGYNYKSFTCFKFRSMVINDKANVIQVSKADQRITKLGKIMRQTSMDELPQFFNVLIGDMSVVGPRPHMLSHTEMYANKVDKFMVRHFVKPGITGLAQVSGYRGEVETDKDIIGRVKYDIFYIENWSIFLDLKIIIQTIIKAIKGDEKAY
- the purD gene encoding phosphoribosylamine--glycine ligase, whose amino-acid sequence is MNVLVLGSGGREHTFAWKIAKSPLCADLYVAPGNSGTASIATNLDISVTDFEGIKSAVLSHNIEMLVVGPEDPLVNGVHDFFLNDDALKHVAVIGPQKAAATLEGSKEFAKEFLFRHNIPTAAYQSFTANDLEKGFSFLETLSPPYVLKADGLAAGKGVLIIDDLDEAKSELKNMLVDSKFGAASSKVVIEEFLDGIELSCFVLTDGIHYKLLPTAKDYKRIGEGDTGLNTGGMGAISPVPFADEVLLNKIEERIVKPTIEGLKKDKTPYKGFIFIGLIVVNNEPLVIEYNVRMGDPETEAVLPRINTDLMEIFIAIKNQNLNTINLEVNPKTATTVVLVSGGYPEAYEKGKTISGFENVQEAIVFHAGAQHSNDEVVTSGGRVMAITALGLDHKEALNKAYNEISKIKFEGMNFRKDLGFDL
- a CDS encoding DUF6341 family protein encodes the protein MKDFFNGIQEFFETVLFVPFNVLREVELENWWMANLVSWVFLAILVVSFTYWMLQLKSFNDNNEEDKSISSHSYL